In a genomic window of Methanogenium sp. S4BF:
- a CDS encoding geranylgeranylglycerol-phosphate geranylgeranyltransferase yields the protein MSIRGYLQILRPVNALVAGIAVLLGVLVAGGEVTPVLFLLVVAVFCITGAGNAVNDYYDREIDAINRPDRPIPSGAVSIRGAAVYSAVLFLFGIACAAFVHPFCFGIACLNSLLLVAYAARLKGVPLAGNIVVSYLAGSIFLFGGAAAGTDGLLLNLPLAGIVFLPMTAREILKDAEDIEGDREGGARTLPMVTGVLTSCRIAAVLAAGAVLLSLLPVVPWWGWWYLGMIALADLVILYAVASAFRCTTSACVRESGATSMLKTGMFAALGVLLFWALIG from the coding sequence ATGAGTATTCGCGGGTATCTGCAGATTTTACGTCCCGTCAATGCACTCGTTGCAGGCATTGCCGTCCTGCTTGGAGTGCTGGTCGCAGGAGGAGAGGTGACTCCCGTCCTGTTCCTGCTTGTTGTGGCGGTATTCTGCATTACCGGTGCGGGGAATGCGGTCAATGACTATTATGACCGGGAGATTGATGCGATAAATCGTCCGGACCGGCCGATTCCCTCCGGCGCTGTCAGTATCCGGGGTGCGGCGGTGTACAGCGCCGTTCTCTTCCTCTTTGGCATCGCCTGTGCGGCATTTGTCCACCCGTTCTGCTTTGGTATTGCCTGTCTCAACTCCCTTCTGCTGGTGGCCTATGCTGCCCGGCTGAAAGGGGTGCCGCTCGCGGGAAACATTGTGGTATCGTATCTGGCAGGGAGCATCTTCCTCTTTGGAGGAGCTGCCGCGGGTACGGACGGACTCCTGCTGAATCTCCCCCTCGCGGGTATTGTTTTTCTTCCGATGACCGCTCGCGAGATCCTCAAGGATGCAGAAGATATCGAAGGCGACCGGGAAGGGGGGGCGCGTACCCTGCCGATGGTGACCGGTGTACTTACCTCATGCCGGATAGCGGCTGTTCTTGCAGCAGGGGCAGTGCTCCTCAGTCTTCTGCCCGTCGTGCCCTGGTGGGGATGGTGGTATCTTGGCATGATTGCTCTTGCTGATCTGGTCATCCTGTATGCGGTTGCATCTGCATTCCGGTGCACAACATCAGCCTGTGTCCGGGAATCCGGCGCGACATCGATGCTTAAAACCGGAATGTTTGCTGCCCTGGGGGTATTACTATTCTGGGCTTTGATCGGATGA
- a CDS encoding tRNA (guanine(10)-N(2))-dimethyltransferase — protein MSDREVVEGSTRFFIPEQDENSSFPPGSAPVFYNPRMRLNRDSTNYLLRHLDVSSYLDAMAASGVRGLRVAHECGIPVTINDLSPEATALIRKNAALYPESDITVTEDDCRAVMLRQRFDVVDLDPFGTPAPFVDIAATSARRYLFVTATDTAPLCGAHLKAGIRRYGARPMNTEYHSEVGLRLLLGFVLRETAKYDRGIEPLFCFAREHFVRLHLRMTGGAGRADKALRNIGYIHQCPACPWRMTETAFLPTVQECPECGAKMSRIGPLWTGPINSPEILSQIAADLEADGMGESVLARLVTLLDEELPTPAFYNYHQLARHWRISPSPADDVIAAIQDAGYQASRTHYDGRGIKTDAPLHVLRGAVATKR, from the coding sequence ATGAGTGACAGAGAAGTAGTGGAAGGGAGTACACGGTTTTTTATACCCGAACAGGACGAGAACAGTTCATTCCCGCCCGGAAGCGCGCCGGTATTCTATAATCCCCGGATGCGGCTGAACCGTGACAGCACAAACTATCTTCTCCGTCATCTGGACGTATCGTCATACCTTGACGCGATGGCCGCCTCAGGTGTCCGCGGACTGAGGGTGGCACACGAATGCGGCATCCCGGTCACCATTAATGATCTAAGCCCGGAAGCAACGGCTCTCATTCGGAAGAATGCTGCCCTGTACCCGGAGAGTGACATCACGGTTACCGAAGATGACTGCAGAGCAGTGATGCTGAGACAGCGGTTTGATGTGGTGGACCTCGATCCGTTTGGCACTCCGGCGCCCTTTGTGGATATCGCTGCAACGAGCGCACGCCGCTATCTCTTTGTCACGGCAACAGACACCGCGCCCCTCTGCGGGGCACACCTGAAGGCAGGCATCCGGAGGTATGGTGCCCGCCCGATGAATACCGAATACCACAGTGAAGTGGGCCTGCGCCTGCTTCTGGGATTTGTCCTGCGCGAAACGGCAAAATACGACCGTGGGATAGAACCACTCTTCTGCTTTGCACGGGAGCACTTTGTCCGCCTCCATCTGCGTATGACCGGAGGTGCAGGCAGGGCTGATAAGGCACTCAGAAACATCGGTTATATCCACCAGTGTCCCGCCTGTCCATGGCGGATGACCGAGACTGCCTTCCTCCCGACGGTGCAGGAATGCCCCGAGTGCGGTGCAAAGATGAGCCGGATAGGACCCCTCTGGACCGGCCCCATCAACAGCCCGGAGATCCTTTCGCAGATTGCAGCAGACCTGGAGGCAGACGGCATGGGAGAGAGTGTGCTCGCACGGCTGGTCACGCTCCTTGATGAAGAGCTCCCCACCCCTGCCTTTTACAACTACCACCAGCTTGCCAGACACTGGCGCATCTCCCCGTCACCTGCAGACGACGTTATTGCAGCCATCCAGGATGCGGGATACCAGGCATCACGGACCCATTACGACGGACGGGGAATAAAAACAGATGCACCCCTGCATGTGCTCAGGGGCGCAGTAGCTACGAAAAGGTAA
- a CDS encoding GTP-binding protein — MASIEDEIKEIEDEIRNTKYNKATSGHIGRLKAKVARLKDDAVSRAMASAGGGEGYSVKKSGDGTVVLVGFPSVGKSTLLNKLTNTESASAAYAFTTLTVVPGSMEHKGANIQILDIPGLIAGAAMGKGRGKEVIAVVRSADLILLLGDVYNEKHINVLIKELYDAGIRLNKEKPDITILKKGYGGLRFNTVGNTGLDLEDIRPMLAENKIVNADVLVRGEVTQDDFIDAMFGNRVYVPAFFAINKVDLVDKETLSQINKDVTDRFGRPPILLSAVSGYNLETLKDEIYDQLGFIRIYMKPVGGKADMEEPLIIREPATVESVCMKLHRDFVEKFRYAKVWGTSVKHDAQRVGLPHVLNDGDILTVVTRP, encoded by the coding sequence ATGGCCTCAATTGAAGACGAAATTAAAGAAATTGAAGACGAAATTCGCAATACCAAATATAACAAGGCGACCTCCGGGCATATCGGCAGGCTCAAGGCAAAGGTTGCCCGTCTCAAGGACGATGCCGTCTCCCGTGCCATGGCCTCTGCCGGCGGTGGTGAAGGATATTCGGTGAAGAAATCCGGTGACGGCACGGTTGTCCTCGTCGGCTTCCCTTCAGTCGGTAAATCCACACTCCTCAATAAACTGACAAATACCGAGAGTGCATCAGCGGCCTATGCGTTCACCACCCTTACGGTTGTGCCCGGTTCCATGGAGCACAAAGGTGCAAACATCCAGATCCTGGATATTCCCGGTCTGATTGCAGGTGCTGCAATGGGCAAGGGGCGTGGCAAGGAAGTGATTGCGGTGGTGAGGAGCGCCGACCTCATCCTGCTTCTGGGTGATGTGTACAATGAAAAGCACATCAATGTCCTCATTAAAGAACTCTATGACGCAGGCATCCGTCTGAACAAAGAGAAACCGGATATCACCATCCTGAAGAAGGGGTATGGAGGTCTCCGGTTCAACACCGTCGGAAATACGGGCCTTGATCTCGAAGATATCCGGCCCATGCTCGCAGAGAACAAGATTGTGAATGCAGATGTCCTTGTCCGCGGCGAGGTGACGCAGGACGATTTCATTGATGCAATGTTCGGCAACCGTGTCTATGTGCCTGCATTCTTTGCCATCAACAAGGTTGACCTGGTCGACAAAGAGACGCTGTCCCAGATCAACAAGGATGTAACCGATCGCTTTGGACGGCCGCCGATCCTTCTCTCAGCAGTCAGCGGATACAATCTTGAAACGCTCAAGGATGAAATATATGACCAGCTCGGGTTCATCCGCATCTACATGAAACCGGTGGGCGGCAAGGCGGATATGGAGGAGCCGCTGATCATCCGTGAGCCGGCGACGGTGGAATCGGTCTGTATGAAACTGCACCGTGACTTCGTCGAAAAATTCCGGTATGCAAAAGTGTGGGGGACCTCAGTGAAGCATGACGCACAGCGTGTCGGTCTGCCGCATGTACTCAATGACGGCGATATTCTGACCGTGGTTACCCGGCCGTAA
- a CDS encoding V-type ATP synthase subunit D yields the protein MSRHIIRGIRPTRIELLRIRKRIVVAEKGHELLQEKLDTMVLEFFRLRDDWEGLRKETEDAFAAAYPPLLRAGMVMGQRGLEEAISFTEPAGDIGMGTAVVMGTPVPAITLPEPFRDVREPGYALAVPSAHLDAAYRQCEGAVKTALALAELEGSLVRLAEQIAVTRRRVNALANILIPSLYDTATYIDDYLEEMEREDIFRRKRAKMSRSGGLSL from the coding sequence GTGAGCAGGCACATCATCCGCGGCATCCGGCCCACCCGGATTGAACTCCTCAGGATCAGAAAACGGATCGTGGTCGCGGAGAAGGGTCATGAGCTCCTGCAGGAGAAGCTTGATACGATGGTGCTGGAGTTCTTCCGTCTCCGGGATGACTGGGAAGGACTGCGCAAAGAGACCGAGGATGCCTTCGCTGCTGCATATCCGCCCCTTTTGCGTGCAGGGATGGTCATGGGGCAGCGCGGGCTGGAGGAGGCCATATCTTTTACAGAACCTGCGGGAGATATTGGGATGGGCACTGCCGTCGTGATGGGAACTCCCGTGCCTGCCATCACCCTCCCGGAACCCTTCCGGGATGTCCGGGAACCGGGATATGCACTTGCCGTACCCTCCGCCCATCTGGATGCGGCATACCGGCAGTGTGAGGGGGCAGTGAAGACGGCGCTCGCTCTTGCAGAGCTGGAAGGGTCCCTGGTGCGCCTTGCTGAGCAGATTGCAGTGACGCGGCGGAGGGTCAATGCCCTGGCAAACATCCTTATCCCTTCACTCTATGATACCGCGACCTACATCGACGACTATCTTGAAGAGATGGAGCGGGAAGATATCTTCCGGAGAAAACGGGCAAAGATGTCCCGGTCCGGGGGGTTAAGCCTGTGA
- a CDS encoding V-type ATP synthase subunit B: MTSPAREYTSVVRVAGPLMAVSGVGDAAYGEVVEVRLPGGGTRLGEVLESRSDAAIIQVFGGTRDLDTDITSVRFTGYPLRMVVSPEIIGRVFDGSGSPVDGGRPVIPGKVMDIAGSAVNPTARAYPEDCIETGISAIDAMNTLVRGQKLPIFSGAGLPHSALAAQIARQARVLRDHEEFAIVFGAMGITNEDAQFFLDEFEDTGALGHAVLFINHADDPAIERIITPRLALTAAEYLAFDRGMHVLVILQDITAYCEALREVSAARDEVPARRGYPGYMYTDLASIFERAGRIHGRKGSITQLPIISMPDDDITHPVPDLTGYITEGQIVLSRDLYRKGVYPPIDVLPSLSRLMAGGIGEGKTREDHSAVSDQMYAAYAKGRRLESLVTVIGDEGLSEADRRYLTFAERFEREFIGQGRAGGRTITESLDAAWDLLRIFPEEELNRIPTALIDTYRGGERQ, translated from the coding sequence ATGACCTCTCCCGCACGTGAGTACACCTCGGTTGTCCGTGTGGCAGGCCCCCTGATGGCGGTCTCCGGCGTCGGTGATGCGGCATATGGTGAGGTCGTGGAAGTCCGCCTCCCCGGTGGCGGGACCCGGCTGGGGGAAGTGCTGGAGAGCCGCTCCGATGCTGCTATCATTCAGGTATTCGGCGGGACCCGTGACCTTGACACGGATATCACCTCGGTCCGGTTTACCGGCTATCCCCTGCGCATGGTCGTCAGTCCCGAGATCATCGGCCGGGTATTTGACGGGTCAGGCTCCCCGGTTGACGGCGGCAGGCCGGTGATTCCCGGGAAGGTGATGGACATCGCCGGGTCGGCGGTCAATCCGACCGCACGTGCCTATCCGGAGGACTGCATCGAGACCGGTATATCGGCAATTGATGCCATGAATACCCTTGTGCGGGGGCAGAAGCTCCCGATCTTTTCCGGCGCAGGTCTGCCGCATTCCGCCCTTGCCGCCCAGATTGCCCGTCAGGCACGCGTGCTCCGGGACCATGAGGAGTTTGCGATTGTCTTTGGTGCGATGGGAATCACGAATGAGGATGCACAGTTTTTCCTGGATGAATTCGAAGATACCGGTGCGCTGGGGCATGCGGTCCTCTTCATAAACCATGCCGATGACCCCGCAATCGAACGCATCATCACCCCGCGCCTTGCCCTGACCGCCGCAGAATATCTTGCCTTTGACCGCGGAATGCATGTCCTTGTCATCCTCCAGGATATCACGGCCTACTGTGAGGCACTGCGTGAGGTCTCTGCCGCCCGCGACGAGGTTCCTGCACGCCGGGGATATCCCGGATATATGTACACCGACCTTGCCTCCATCTTTGAACGTGCAGGACGGATTCACGGAAGAAAAGGGTCTATTACCCAGTTGCCCATCATCTCCATGCCGGACGATGACATCACCCATCCGGTTCCCGATCTGACAGGGTACATCACTGAGGGGCAGATCGTTCTCTCCCGGGATCTCTATCGCAAGGGTGTCTATCCGCCCATTGATGTGCTCCCCAGTCTGTCCCGCCTGATGGCAGGGGGTATCGGGGAGGGAAAGACCCGGGAGGATCACAGCGCGGTCTCAGATCAGATGTATGCCGCCTATGCGAAGGGGAGGCGTCTGGAGAGTCTGGTGACGGTCATCGGGGATGAGGGGCTCAGCGAGGCGGACCGGCGGTATCTCACATTTGCCGAACGGTTTGAACGCGAATTCATCGGGCAGGGGCGTGCCGGGGGACGGACTATAACAGAGAGCCTAGACGCCGCCTGGGATCTCCTGCGCATCTTCCCGGAGGAAGAGCTCAACCGGATTCCGACAGCCCTGATTGACACCTACCGTGGCGGTGAGCGGCAGTGA
- a CDS encoding V-type ATP synthase subunit A — translation MTGRIIRITGPVVEADGMRGALMYEVVHVGGTGLIGEIIGLSEDVATIQVYEDTTGLAPGESVERTGAPLSVELGPGLLGMVYDGIQRPLEVVRDEMGDFILRGASFPALDRERTYVFTPVAAPGAAATPGTIVGTVQEGRFTHSVLVPHETEGTFTHVAGAGEYTVTTEIARVTDGDGTEMPVTMLRRWPVREARPVAEKQKPGDPLITGQRVIDTFFPIVKGGTAAVPGPFGAGKTVVQHQLAKWSDADLIVYVGCGERGNELADVLRQFPALTDPTSGEPLMGRTVLIGNTSNMPVAAREASVYTGITIAEYYRDMGYDVALMADSTSRWAEAMREISGRLEEMPGEHGYPAYLASRLACFYERAGNVTVLGPSGRRGSVSVIGAVSPPGGDFSEPVTQNTLRVVRVFWALDADLAHERHFPAVNWLTSYSLYPDDVEGWWNEHAGDRWGEMRSSMMSILQKESELEEIVQLVGPDVLPEDDKLSLHIAEFIRESFLIQYAFDPADTFCAPEKQYRMMQLITDYARYGREAVAGGMAVSAIAALPVAARLLRLGAVPDADFREYFEKTERVMKEAFFIPEGGAI, via the coding sequence GTGACGGGGCGTATCATCCGTATCACCGGTCCGGTGGTGGAAGCGGACGGGATGCGGGGGGCACTCATGTATGAGGTGGTGCATGTGGGGGGAACCGGGCTTATCGGTGAGATCATCGGCCTCTCTGAGGATGTGGCGACCATACAGGTCTATGAGGATACCACCGGCCTTGCCCCGGGCGAATCAGTGGAGCGAACCGGCGCCCCGCTCTCTGTTGAACTGGGTCCCGGCCTTCTGGGTATGGTGTATGACGGCATCCAGCGTCCGCTTGAAGTCGTCCGTGATGAGATGGGTGACTTCATCCTCCGTGGCGCCTCGTTCCCGGCCCTTGACCGGGAGCGCACTTATGTATTCACCCCGGTGGCGGCACCGGGCGCTGCAGCAACACCCGGTACGATTGTCGGGACCGTGCAGGAGGGCAGGTTTACGCATTCCGTTCTTGTCCCGCATGAAACGGAGGGGACCTTTACCCATGTGGCAGGGGCCGGGGAGTATACCGTGACAACCGAGATCGCACGCGTAACCGATGGTGACGGAACAGAGATGCCGGTGACCATGCTCCGGCGCTGGCCGGTGAGGGAGGCACGTCCGGTCGCAGAGAAACAGAAACCCGGTGATCCCTTAATAACCGGCCAGCGTGTCATCGATACCTTCTTCCCCATTGTCAAGGGAGGGACTGCAGCGGTGCCGGGGCCATTCGGGGCAGGAAAGACGGTGGTCCAGCATCAGCTGGCGAAGTGGTCGGATGCTGACCTCATCGTCTATGTGGGCTGCGGGGAGCGGGGCAATGAACTCGCAGACGTACTGCGCCAGTTTCCGGCTCTCACGGATCCGACGAGCGGGGAACCCCTGATGGGGAGGACCGTTCTCATCGGCAACACCTCGAATATGCCGGTCGCTGCACGGGAGGCCTCCGTCTATACCGGGATCACCATCGCCGAGTATTACCGTGATATGGGTTATGATGTGGCCCTCATGGCAGATTCCACCTCACGCTGGGCAGAGGCGATGCGGGAGATATCAGGGCGCCTCGAGGAGATGCCCGGAGAACACGGGTATCCGGCCTATCTCGCTTCGCGACTCGCATGCTTCTATGAACGGGCAGGAAATGTCACCGTTCTTGGTCCGTCCGGCAGGAGAGGTTCTGTATCCGTCATCGGTGCTGTCTCGCCGCCGGGCGGTGACTTCTCTGAGCCGGTGACCCAGAATACGCTCCGGGTTGTCCGGGTATTCTGGGCACTGGATGCAGACCTTGCGCATGAACGTCATTTCCCTGCTGTCAACTGGCTCACATCCTACTCCCTCTATCCGGATGATGTGGAGGGATGGTGGAATGAGCATGCAGGTGACCGGTGGGGAGAGATGCGCAGCAGCATGATGAGCATCCTTCAGAAAGAGAGTGAACTTGAGGAGATTGTCCAGCTGGTCGGGCCGGATGTACTGCCGGAAGATGATAAGCTCTCCCTGCATATTGCTGAGTTTATCCGCGAGTCATTCCTGATACAGTATGCCTTTGACCCGGCAGACACCTTCTGCGCCCCGGAAAAACAGTACCGGATGATGCAGCTGATCACCGATTACGCCCGGTACGGGAGAGAGGCGGTAGCCGGCGGGATGGCGGTCTCCGCGATTGCTGCCCTGCCCGTTGCAGCACGTCTGCTCCGACTCGGTGCTGTTCCGGATGCCGATTTCAGGGAGTATTTTGAGAAGACCGAGCGTGTGATGAAAGAAGCGTTCTTCATTCCCGAAGGAGGGGCGATATGA
- a CDS encoding V-type ATP synthase subunit F, with protein sequence MKIIAIGDRMTVSACRAGGIPDVHVCRDAEEARHVLEEVIELPDTGVVCVLDRYLKEMPLTPSRGAYPVIIGIPGPDGPVRGEDRVSAAVRKVAGRHMPGVER encoded by the coding sequence ATGAAAATTATTGCAATCGGTGATCGAATGACCGTTTCTGCCTGCAGGGCAGGGGGAATCCCTGACGTCCATGTCTGCCGTGATGCGGAGGAAGCACGCCATGTTCTCGAAGAGGTGATTGAGCTCCCGGATACGGGCGTGGTATGTGTTCTTGACCGTTATCTCAAAGAAATGCCGCTTACTCCCTCACGGGGAGCATATCCGGTTATTATTGGCATTCCCGGGCCGGATGGTCCGGTCCGGGGTGAGGACAGGGTGAGTGCCGCGGTCCGGAAAGTTGCCGGCAGGCATATGCCGGGGGTGGAGCGGTGA
- a CDS encoding V-type ATPase subunit — MTDLSLSTVFSGLLSGDDATALLVAALAISILIGLMLAVSAGYFRIILNIAVFARPDARVRAIGNPMVDPVTVAAVLEAHTTHDLFDRFRSAGHSLPSAGEMDADTAEQAIRGYYYDKVMSLSENVPDSVGHFFASYGQMLVTREAAWIVAGRARDVSPADLERQVSPAGPLTPDLVRKAVHAAGPEDALSRFAQTPFGPVLATAYREAAGSPARFSALVQIAVMKNLSLAARSVDVSLSPPVTEIAGRMIDIANIRVLARALSFGAGREESDHHLIPEGGFEITGDRFEHVRRAGSLPDLMQALAGTQYESYLSRHPEAVRDRDIPVLESSLDRCMLAMVRAVSNQYHLESGPLLRYMVTLGYEAQNMQAIAGGVSASLTPEEIERVLVLEETEE; from the coding sequence ATGACTGATCTTTCACTCTCTACTGTATTCTCCGGTCTTCTCTCCGGAGATGACGCAACTGCTCTCCTCGTTGCCGCCCTTGCCATTTCCATTCTCATAGGGCTGATGCTCGCAGTATCAGCCGGATATTTTCGTATTATTCTGAATATTGCGGTATTTGCCAGGCCGGATGCACGGGTGCGGGCCATCGGTAATCCGATGGTGGACCCGGTAACGGTTGCGGCCGTGCTTGAAGCACACACCACCCATGATCTCTTTGACCGCTTCCGGAGTGCCGGCCACAGTCTTCCGTCTGCAGGAGAGATGGATGCCGACACTGCGGAACAGGCTATCCGTGGATATTATTATGATAAGGTGATGAGCCTCAGCGAGAATGTTCCGGACAGTGTGGGGCATTTTTTTGCGTCATACGGGCAGATGCTTGTGACACGGGAAGCTGCATGGATTGTTGCAGGCAGGGCGCGGGATGTTTCTCCCGCAGATCTTGAACGGCAGGTGTCGCCGGCCGGCCCGTTAACTCCGGATCTGGTGCGCAAGGCTGTACATGCCGCAGGGCCTGAGGATGCACTCAGCAGGTTTGCCCAGACTCCCTTCGGTCCGGTGCTCGCCACAGCATATCGTGAGGCAGCGGGCAGCCCTGCCCGTTTCTCCGCGCTGGTGCAGATTGCCGTGATGAAGAATCTCTCACTTGCGGCCCGGAGTGTGGATGTCTCCCTCTCGCCTCCGGTCACCGAGATTGCCGGCCGGATGATTGATATCGCAAACATCCGGGTGCTGGCCCGCGCCCTCTCATTTGGGGCCGGCCGGGAAGAGTCTGATCATCATCTCATTCCTGAAGGAGGATTCGAGATCACCGGTGACCGGTTCGAACATGTGAGGCGGGCCGGATCGCTGCCGGACCTTATGCAGGCACTTGCGGGAACACAGTATGAATCATATCTCTCCCGCCACCCTGAGGCCGTGAGGGATCGTGATATCCCTGTGCTTGAGTCGTCCCTTGACCGGTGCATGCTTGCCATGGTCCGTGCGGTATCAAACCAGTATCATCTGGAGAGCGGGCCGCTGCTCCGCTATATGGTCACCCTCGGATATGAGGCGCAGAATATGCAGGCGATTGCAGGGGGGGTCAGCGCTTCCCTGACGCCGGAGGAGATTGAACGGGTACTTGTGCTGGAGGAGACGGAAGAATGA
- a CDS encoding V-type ATP synthase subunit E encodes MGVEEIIARINADAAAEAERILRAADDEVSRIRREGDAAAQAAYIAISADGRREAMARRRKLLARAELAARGGVREVREEAISRCFSGAKKHLSHLPHTPAYPDVLRRLIAEGQEAVGPGEHHVLFREEDQDAAERALAAFPEVTAALLREEAIDRSGGGIVVTCRNHRCDQRFSARFERMREHLTRETARILFDGHD; translated from the coding sequence ATGGGTGTGGAAGAGATTATTGCACGGATAAATGCAGATGCGGCAGCAGAAGCGGAACGCATTCTGCGTGCGGCGGATGATGAGGTCTCACGCATCCGGCGTGAGGGTGATGCAGCAGCACAGGCAGCATATATCGCCATCTCGGCTGACGGCAGACGTGAAGCAATGGCCCGCCGCAGGAAGCTTCTCGCACGGGCGGAGCTGGCAGCACGGGGCGGGGTGCGGGAGGTACGGGAAGAAGCTATCAGCCGGTGCTTTTCCGGGGCAAAAAAACACCTGTCTCACCTTCCCCACACACCGGCGTATCCTGATGTGCTGCGCCGGCTGATAGCAGAAGGACAGGAGGCCGTCGGTCCCGGGGAGCACCATGTGCTCTTCCGGGAGGAAGATCAGGATGCAGCTGAAAGGGCGCTTGCAGCATTTCCTGAGGTAACCGCTGCCCTGCTTCGCGAGGAAGCCATCGACCGCAGCGGGGGCGGAATTGTGGTGACCTGCCGGAATCACCGGTGCGATCAGCGGTTTTCTGCCAGATTTGAACGTATGCGGGAGCATTTGACCCGGGAAACAGCACGGATACTTTTTGACGGGCATGACTGA
- a CDS encoding V-type ATP synthase subunit K, whose amino-acid sequence MAVDAGTILAVTGAGLAVGLSAIGSGIGVGIAGATGAGVIAVRPEKFGRALVFQAVPQTQGMYGLLVAVLILLATGIIGGGGGDVPLPMGLAAVGAGLATGIAGFSAIGQGIAASAGIAATAEHDSAMGRSLIFAVIPETQAIYGLLVAILIMAFTGLLTGDTAATEATGLAAIGCGLAVGIAGLSAIGQGIAAAAGSAASAEHEESFGKNLVFSVIPETQAIYGLLVAILIMAFTGMIAGEPTGSLALGFAAIGCGFAVGLAGISAIGQGIAAAAGTATTAEHEETFGKNLVFSVIPETQAIYGLLVAILIMVFTGMITRDVTATLAAGFAAIACGFAVGFAGISAIGQGIAASAGIAATAENEEMFGKALVFTVIPETQAIYGLLVAILIMAFTGMITRDVTATAAAGLAAIGAGFAVGLAGLSAIGQGMTAASGIGATAQRSDAMGASLVFAVMAETFAIFGLLIAVLIMFGIGLFGGA is encoded by the coding sequence ATGGCAGTTGATGCAGGCACCATTCTTGCCGTGACAGGAGCTGGCCTTGCCGTCGGCCTCTCTGCCATCGGGTCGGGCATCGGGGTCGGGATTGCCGGTGCCACCGGTGCCGGGGTTATTGCAGTCCGGCCGGAGAAGTTCGGGAGGGCCCTGGTCTTTCAGGCAGTACCCCAGACGCAGGGCATGTACGGCCTGCTTGTTGCGGTCCTCATCCTGCTTGCAACCGGCATCATCGGCGGCGGGGGCGGGGATGTGCCGCTCCCCATGGGTCTTGCCGCGGTCGGCGCAGGCCTTGCGACCGGTATTGCGGGTTTTTCAGCGATTGGTCAGGGTATTGCGGCATCAGCAGGTATTGCGGCCACCGCCGAGCATGACTCTGCGATGGGCAGAAGCCTGATCTTTGCCGTTATTCCTGAGACTCAGGCCATCTATGGTCTGCTTGTTGCGATTCTTATCATGGCCTTCACCGGCCTTCTGACCGGAGACACTGCGGCCACAGAGGCGACCGGCCTTGCTGCCATCGGATGCGGTCTTGCGGTGGGTATTGCGGGCCTCTCTGCCATCGGACAGGGCATAGCCGCTGCTGCAGGGTCGGCCGCCTCTGCCGAGCATGAGGAGAGTTTTGGAAAGAACCTGGTATTTTCCGTAATACCCGAGACGCAGGCCATCTATGGCCTTCTGGTTGCGATTCTTATTATGGCCTTCACCGGGATGATTGCGGGAGAGCCTACCGGAAGTCTTGCCCTTGGGTTTGCCGCCATCGGGTGCGGGTTTGCCGTTGGCCTTGCAGGCATTTCTGCAATCGGCCAGGGCATTGCCGCTGCGGCGGGCACTGCGACCACCGCCGAGCACGAGGAGACGTTCGGCAAGAACCTGGTCTTTTCGGTGATACCCGAGACGCAGGCGATATACGGCCTCCTCGTTGCCATCCTGATCATGGTCTTCACCGGCATGATCACACGCGATGTCACTGCCACTCTTGCCGCCGGGTTTGCCGCCATCGCCTGCGGTTTTGCCGTCGGGTTTGCAGGAATCTCTGCTATTGGTCAGGGTATTGCGGCATCGGCGGGCATTGCAGCCACTGCAGAGAATGAGGAGATGTTCGGGAAGGCGCTGGTCTTTACCGTCATCCCGGAGACCCAGGCCATCTACGGGCTGCTTGTAGCAATTCTCATTATGGCCTTCACCGGCATGATCACCCGCGATGTCACGGCCACCGCGGCAGCAGGCCTTGCCGCCATCGGTGCCGGTTTTGCCGTCGGTCTTGCCGGTCTCTCTGCCATTGGTCAGGGGATGACGGCCGCCTCAGGCATCGGCGCCACCGCCCAGCGGAGCGATGCAATGGGGGCAAGCCTCGTGTTTGCCGTAATGGCAGAGACCTTTGCGATATTCGGGCTGCTAATTGCCGTGTTAATCATGTTCGGTATTGGGCTCTTCGGAGGTGCGTGA